A single window of Bordetella genomosp. 11 DNA harbors:
- a CDS encoding phosphodiesterase, with amino-acid sequence MLFAQITDLHIKRPGRLAYKKVDTAAYLARCVDKLNRLQPRPDALVLTGDLVDFGAREEYEHLRALLAPLRIPYYLVMGNHDGRDALREAFPDHAYLRQHPDFVQYEVALGPLRLLALDTQDPPKGGGRLCGERLQWLADKLAADRATPTIVALHHPPFQCGIRHMDIQSLDLGDAAALAGIIAQAPNVERLICGHVHRAVQARFAGTIASICPSPAHQVALDLDPQGPSAFVMEPPAFQLHRHAPETGLVTHLAYVDDFGGASPFYDASGNLID; translated from the coding sequence ATGCTGTTCGCACAAATCACTGATCTACATATCAAGCGGCCTGGACGGCTGGCCTACAAGAAAGTGGATACAGCGGCATATCTGGCGCGCTGCGTGGACAAGCTCAACCGCCTGCAGCCTCGGCCCGACGCCCTCGTGCTGACCGGCGACCTGGTCGACTTCGGCGCGCGCGAGGAATACGAACACTTGCGCGCGCTGCTGGCGCCGCTGCGGATTCCCTACTACCTGGTCATGGGCAACCATGATGGACGCGACGCGTTGCGCGAGGCCTTTCCCGATCACGCATACCTTCGGCAGCATCCGGATTTCGTGCAATACGAGGTGGCGCTCGGTCCGCTGCGCCTGCTGGCTCTGGACACGCAGGACCCGCCCAAGGGCGGCGGGCGCCTGTGCGGCGAGCGCCTGCAGTGGCTGGCGGATAAGCTCGCGGCGGACCGCGCCACGCCCACCATCGTGGCCCTGCATCATCCGCCATTCCAGTGCGGCATACGCCATATGGACATCCAGTCGCTGGACCTGGGCGACGCCGCGGCGCTGGCCGGGATCATCGCGCAGGCGCCGAACGTCGAACGGCTGATCTGCGGCCACGTGCATCGTGCGGTGCAGGCGCGCTTCGCGGGCACGATCGCCAGCATCTGCCCGTCGCCTGCCCACCAGGTTGCGCTGGACCTGGATCCCCAAGGCCCGTCGGCCTTCGTCATGGAGCCTCCGGCGTTCCAGCTGCACCGCCATGCCCCCGAAACGGGCCTGGTGACCCATCTGGCCTACGTGGACGACTTCGGCGGCGCATCGCCGTTTTACGATGCGAGCGGCAACTTGATCGATTGA
- a CDS encoding ABC transporter ATP-binding protein has protein sequence MKLTSIPIRLERCSKTFNGNIVLQPLDLQIGAGETLVLLGPSGCGKTTTLRLIAGLERPDAGGRVLFGDDDVTRLAIEDRRVGMVFQNYALFPNFTVRGNVAYGLKLRRLPAAQIKRRVDELLDMVQLTALADRPIAQLSGGQKQRVALARALAPEPRVLLLDEPLTALDAKLRETVRADMDKLLRDLGVTTVYVTHDQDEAMALGDRIVVMSAGRIEQIGTPRDIYYHPCSRHVANFVGTLNRLSGDWRDGAFHMDGGALDYPGGDTATRELFFRPEDAIVGAADGAALAGTVDAVQFLGDRTRLSLAGISGAGPVLVEVSSRTSYERGQRVGLTLASQAVFPLNG, from the coding sequence ATGAAACTCACATCCATACCCATCCGCCTGGAGCGGTGCAGCAAGACCTTCAACGGAAACATCGTCCTGCAGCCGCTGGATCTGCAGATCGGCGCGGGCGAAACCCTGGTGCTGCTGGGGCCGTCGGGGTGCGGCAAGACGACGACGCTGCGCTTGATCGCCGGACTGGAACGTCCCGATGCCGGCGGCCGCGTGCTGTTCGGCGACGACGACGTCACGCGGCTCGCCATCGAGGACCGGCGCGTCGGCATGGTCTTCCAGAACTATGCGCTGTTTCCCAACTTCACCGTGCGCGGCAACGTCGCCTATGGCTTGAAATTGCGGCGGCTGCCTGCCGCGCAGATAAAGCGCCGCGTCGACGAATTGCTGGACATGGTCCAGCTGACGGCCCTGGCCGACCGGCCGATCGCCCAGCTGTCCGGCGGACAGAAACAGCGCGTGGCGCTGGCCCGTGCCCTGGCCCCGGAGCCGCGAGTGCTGCTGCTGGACGAGCCGCTTACCGCGCTGGACGCCAAACTGCGCGAGACGGTACGCGCCGACATGGATAAGCTGCTGCGCGACCTGGGCGTCACGACGGTCTATGTCACGCATGACCAAGACGAAGCCATGGCCCTGGGCGACCGCATCGTGGTGATGAGCGCCGGCCGCATCGAACAGATCGGCACGCCGCGCGACATCTATTACCACCCGTGCAGCCGGCACGTGGCGAACTTCGTCGGTACGCTGAACAGGCTTAGCGGAGACTGGCGCGATGGCGCCTTTCACATGGACGGCGGCGCGCTGGACTATCCGGGCGGCGATACGGCGACACGCGAACTGTTCTTCCGGCCGGAAGACGCCATCGTGGGCGCGGCCGACGGCGCGGCGCTGGCCGGCACCGTCGATGCGGTGCAGTTCCTGGGCGACCGCACGCGGCTGTCGCTGGCAGGTATATCCGGCGCCGGTCCGGTCCTGGTGGAAGTCTCCAGCCGGACTTCGTATGAACGCGGCCAGCGCGTCGGCCTGACGCTGGCCTCCCAGGCGGTATTTCCCCTGAACGGATGA
- a CDS encoding ABC transporter permease, with protein MKRVLFILQLALTLLMCAFLLVPVGMSIMAGLTQNYFRGISSGLTLKWVIQVWHDYQGAILNSLYVALATLAIVAVLGVPAGYILARWRSRYARWIEELLTLPIALPGLASALALISVYGGVRAFRESLAFIVAGHVVFTLPFMVRAVSAACADGRIKVLEEGAASLGARFLRRFFTVVLPNIRSEIVAGALIVVTLSLGEFNLTWMLHTPETKTLPVGLADAYASLRLEVGSAYTAVFFLIIVPLLVLLQVTGRGRPRTAKR; from the coding sequence ATGAAGCGTGTTCTTTTCATCCTGCAGCTGGCGCTGACGCTGCTGATGTGCGCATTCCTGCTGGTTCCGGTCGGCATGTCCATCATGGCCGGGCTGACGCAGAACTACTTTCGCGGCATTTCCTCCGGGTTGACGCTGAAGTGGGTGATCCAGGTCTGGCACGATTACCAGGGCGCCATTCTCAATTCCCTGTACGTCGCCCTGGCCACGTTGGCCATCGTCGCCGTGCTGGGCGTGCCGGCCGGATACATCCTGGCCCGCTGGCGCAGCCGCTACGCCCGCTGGATCGAGGAACTCCTGACGCTGCCCATCGCGCTGCCCGGCCTGGCCAGCGCGCTGGCGCTGATCAGCGTCTATGGCGGCGTGCGTGCCTTCCGCGAGAGCTTGGCGTTTATCGTGGCCGGCCATGTCGTCTTCACCTTGCCGTTCATGGTGCGCGCCGTATCTGCCGCCTGCGCGGACGGGCGCATCAAGGTGCTGGAGGAGGGCGCGGCCAGCCTGGGCGCGCGCTTCCTGCGACGCTTCTTTACCGTGGTGCTGCCGAACATCCGGTCGGAAATCGTGGCGGGGGCGTTGATTGTCGTGACCCTCTCGCTGGGCGAGTTCAATCTGACCTGGATGCTGCATACCCCGGAAACCAAGACCCTGCCGGTAGGGCTTGCCGATGCCTATGCATCGCTGCGCCTGGAGGTCGGCAGCGCCTATACCGCCGTGTTCTTCCTGATCATCGTGCCGCTGCTGGTGCTGCTGCAGGTCACCGGACGCGGTAGGCCGCGCACCGCCAAGCGCTAG
- a CDS encoding ABC transporter permease translates to MQDLTLPRGWRVAMLLPALVVFLAFWLMPIAVLVRISGNGDAIQAYRAVLTNPRYLDSLWQTVLLSLLVTLATLVLSVLAGLFLTRHEFRGKSMLISMLTLPLAFPGVVVGFMVIMLAGRQGLIGDLTLRLFGFKAVFAYSLAGLFLGYLYFSIPRVILAVMAAAESLDASLYEAAASLGARSWALMRDITLPALAPALIASGAMCFATSVGAFGTAFTLATDIDVLPMTIYTEFTLNANVATAAALSVVLGVVTWGVLMLARNFSGPSVGAAG, encoded by the coding sequence ATGCAAGACTTGACCCTGCCGCGCGGTTGGCGCGTGGCCATGCTGCTGCCCGCCCTGGTGGTGTTCCTGGCGTTCTGGCTGATGCCGATCGCCGTGCTGGTGCGCATTTCCGGCAACGGCGACGCGATCCAGGCGTACCGGGCCGTCCTGACCAATCCTCGGTACCTGGACAGCCTGTGGCAGACGGTGCTGCTGTCGCTGCTGGTGACCCTGGCAACGCTCGTGCTTTCGGTGCTGGCCGGCCTGTTCCTGACGCGGCATGAATTCCGCGGCAAGTCCATGCTGATCTCGATGCTGACCTTGCCGCTGGCCTTTCCCGGCGTGGTGGTGGGTTTCATGGTCATCATGCTGGCGGGTCGCCAGGGCCTGATCGGCGACCTGACGCTCAGGCTGTTCGGCTTCAAGGCCGTGTTCGCCTATTCCCTGGCGGGACTGTTCCTTGGCTACCTGTATTTCTCGATCCCGCGCGTGATCCTGGCCGTGATGGCGGCGGCCGAATCGCTGGATGCCTCTCTGTACGAAGCAGCCGCGTCGCTGGGCGCACGTTCGTGGGCGCTGATGCGCGACATTACGCTGCCCGCGCTGGCGCCCGCGCTCATCGCGTCGGGGGCGATGTGCTTTGCCACGTCGGTGGGCGCCTTCGGCACGGCCTTCACGCTGGCCACCGACATCGATGTGCTGCCGATGACCATCTATACCGAGTTCACCCTGAACGCGAACGTTGCTACCGCCGCCGCGCTGTCAGTGGTGCTCGGCGTAGTCACCTGGGGCGTGCTGATGCTGGCGCGTAATTTCTCCGGCCCTTCCGTGGGCGCCGCGGGCTAG
- a CDS encoding ABC transporter substrate-binding protein has protein sequence MSFKTRIRQALSAGAGVLALLATLAATPAQADPTVICYNCPPEWADWAGQVKAIESDLGIRVPLDNKNSGQAVAQMIAERNSPVADVVYLGITSAIEAAKKGLLAPYKPAHWDQIPTDLKDPDGLWFSIHSGTIGFFVNRDALEGKPVPKSWADLLKPEYRGMVGYLDPSSAFVGYASAVAVNQALGGTIDNFGPALEYFKKLKQNDPIVPKQTSYARVLSGEIPILLDFDFNAYRAIYKDHANVQFVIPAEGTVALPYVMALVKGAPHAADAKKVLDYTLSDKGQAHWAQAYLRPVRQGAMDPELAKKFLPASDYERVRPVNLEQLAARQASFGQDYLKNVR, from the coding sequence ATGAGCTTCAAGACAAGAATCAGGCAGGCGTTGTCCGCGGGAGCGGGCGTCCTGGCCTTGCTGGCCACGCTGGCCGCCACGCCCGCGCAGGCGGATCCGACGGTGATCTGCTACAACTGTCCGCCCGAATGGGCGGACTGGGCAGGCCAGGTCAAGGCCATTGAAAGCGATCTGGGCATCCGCGTGCCCCTGGATAACAAGAATTCCGGGCAGGCGGTGGCGCAAATGATCGCCGAACGCAACTCGCCGGTGGCCGATGTCGTTTACCTGGGCATTACGTCGGCCATCGAGGCGGCTAAGAAAGGCTTGCTCGCGCCGTACAAGCCGGCGCACTGGGACCAGATCCCCACCGACTTGAAGGACCCCGACGGCCTGTGGTTCTCCATTCATTCGGGCACCATCGGATTTTTCGTCAATCGCGATGCGCTGGAGGGCAAGCCGGTGCCCAAGTCGTGGGCGGACCTGCTCAAGCCCGAATATCGCGGCATGGTGGGCTACCTGGATCCCAGCAGCGCCTTCGTCGGCTATGCGTCGGCCGTGGCGGTCAACCAGGCCCTGGGCGGCACGATCGATAATTTCGGCCCGGCCCTGGAGTACTTCAAGAAGCTGAAGCAGAACGACCCCATCGTGCCCAAGCAGACCTCGTATGCGCGCGTGCTGTCCGGCGAAATCCCCATCCTGCTGGACTTCGATTTCAACGCCTACCGCGCCATTTACAAGGACCACGCCAACGTCCAGTTCGTCATTCCGGCCGAAGGGACGGTGGCGTTGCCGTACGTGATGGCGCTGGTCAAGGGCGCCCCGCACGCGGCCGACGCGAAGAAAGTGCTGGACTACACGCTATCCGACAAAGGACAGGCGCATTGGGCACAGGCCTACCTGCGGCCGGTGCGGCAGGGGGCGATGGACCCGGAACTGGCCAAGAAATTTCTGCCAGCGAGCGACTACGAGCGGGTGCGACCCGTGAACCTGGAGCAGCTTGCCGCCAGGCAGGCCTCCTTCGGCCAGGACTACCTGAAGAACGTTCGCTGA